The window aataacaatgaggaattaataatagtcagaagaggacctatgacttctggaagcacctcttttaagagcttagatggtatagggtctaacatacatgttgtaagtttagatgatttaacaagtttatacaattcttcctctcctatagtagagaatgagtggatctgttcctcagggggtctatagtggactgtctgatgcgaaactgtagctgacggctgaatggttgcaattttatctctaatagtatcgattttagaagtaaagtagttcataaagtcattactgctgtggtgttgggaaatgtcaacacttgttgaggctttatttttcgttaatttagccactgtattgaataaatacctggggttatgtttgttttcttctaaaagagaagaaaagtaatcagatctagcagtttttaatgcttttcggtaggatatgctactttcccgccaagcaatacgaaatacctctagttttgttttcctccagctgcgctccatttttcgggctgctctctttagggtgcgagtatgctcattataccatggtgtcaaactgttttccttaacctttcttaactgtaaaggagcaactgtatttaaagtgctagaaaagagagagtcaatagtttctgttacatcatcaagttgttctgaggttttggatatgctaaggaattcggatacatcaggaagataacttaaaaagctgtcttttgtggtagaagtgatggttcttcgatacttgtaacaagaagtagaatttacaattttggctatatgaagtttacacagaactaaataatgatctgagatatcatcacttggctgaataatttcaacactatcaacatcaattccatgtgacagtattaaatctagagtatgatttcgacaatgagtaggtcctgaaacgtgttgtctaacaccaatagagttcagaatgtctataaatgctgatcccaatacatctttttcattatcgacatggatattaaaatcaccaactattaagactttatctgcagccagaactaactcggatgtaaaatcaccaaactctttaataaagtctgtatggtgccctggtggcctgtatacagtagccagtacaaacataacaggggatttatcattaacattggtttctctggataatgttatatgaagcaccattacttcaaacgagttatacttgaagcctgccctctgagaaatcctgaaaacgttattataaattgaagcaacacctccccctttgccttttagacgcggctcgtgtttataacaataatcttggggggtggactcatttaaaataatgtaatcatcaggttttagccaggtttctgtcaagcagagcacatctatattatgatcagttatcatattatttacaaaaagtgttttcgtagaaatggatctgatattcaataagccaatctttatcatttgtttatccatattgcatttttttatttgttgaacctcaattaaattgttaaccttaacttggtttggacgttttttgtattttctagttcgtggaacagacacagtctctatagtgtgatatctaggtgaaagagtctctatgtgctgagaattaactgacctctgtgacgggaggcagctagcagacggtcggtttagccagtctgtctgcttcctgacctgggccccagttagtcaagtataaacactaagactatttgccatatttctagacagaagagtggcgccaccccaggagggatgaagaccatctcttttaaacaggtcaggtctgccccaaaagctcgtccaattgtctatataacctatgttattctgtgggcaccacttagacatccagctattgagtgatgacaatctgctatgcatctcatcaccacggtaagcagggaggggaccagagcatattacagtgtctgacatcgtgcttgcaagttcacacacctctttaaagttatttttagtgatctccgactggcgaagtcgaacatcattagcgccggcatgaataacaatcttactgtatttacgtttagcattagccagcacttttaaatttgccaagatgtcaggcgctctggctcccggtaaacatttgactatggtggctggtgtctctatattcacgttccgtacaatagaatcgccaataactagagcactttcatcaggtttctcagtgggtgcatcactgagtggggagaacctgtttaatgttttgatcggaacagaagagcggtgttttgacccacgactacgctgcctcaccgtcacccagttgccctgctgcaggggctctgctggaaccggacaatgtacaggagtccctgagctagacgcatccaaagccatatctagagccctaacattcttactgtcctcaattaaagtttggatgcgtgtctctaattctgaaatcttctctgtcagcctaactgtttccctgcatttatcacatgtgaatccctcatcagcgacagagatagataaactgtacatgtggcaagaggtgcaaataacaattgtaggagaagccattactcaccgtgcttgatgaaatattcttactgcggttgtttgatgaacttgtggaaaactgttTCAAGATGCAGCGTGTTGTTTCGTTCATGTACGTTACTTCATGGCTTGCTCTTCTCGTTTTCTTGTTGTTTGTAGCCCACATGTGCAGTAACTGGGGTCCAAACTGTCCTGGAGAGTTAAACTCcagctaaatttaaaaaaaaatcgctGTTCCGTCCGAAACTCTCGGGGTAGGTATAGCAAACTTAATTTCAATAAGTCCTAACTTAAGGAGCGCCAGAAGAGTACTTAATATAGGCGTTGAATGCGTTCAAGACATCATCCACCATgttccaaggtggagtcgacggcgggaggagccatggagaaggaagggtcgacgacaccagggggccgacaggcggagactgcaccggtgggtgaggagcccaagatggagcagcacagccgcagagccagggggacgtcgaggttccggagggcctaggtggagcagaaggctcaggcgaccaaggcggaggcggggtcctggcagaccgatgtggagccggagcgaccgaggatggaggtggaaccggagggaaggaggagcctgacagagccggagggatggagtgacgaggtggaaccagaggagtggagtcccgaggcggcggatggtcgacgactgaccaaggtggagccggagggacgagggagcccggtggagcaggtgggatgacaggccacggtggagacgagggagctaagagccaaggcggagccgctgggtcgaaggaccgaggaggagtccagggctcggaggctggaggcggagacagggctttaacacgccaaggcggagctggagactggcagtccagcggcgaaccaccgcgccccgatggcgcggactgagggtgagctgcgggactgactggcaccagcagggatggcgaggaactggctggtctaggaggaggagagaggagaaggatgggaggaaggacaggaggatcaggactggatggaaccagcgaaggagtagagggaccagcaggtttgggaggaggcgggagagggaggctgggagggaatacaggagacacagaaggttcagggctgggcggaaccagtggtgaaacagaaaaatcatggctgggcggaaccagcggagacacagaaaattcagagctgggcggaaccagcggagacacagaagattcagagctgggcggaaccagcggagacacagaagattcagagctgggtggaaccagcggagacacagaagattcagagctgggcggaaccagcggagacacagaagattcagagctgggcggaaccagcggagacacagaaaactcagggctgggtggaaccagcggagacacagaagattcagagctgggcggaaccagcggagacacagaagattcaggactgggcgtaaccagcggagaaacagaaaactcagggctgggcgtaaccagcggagaaacagaaaactcagggctgggcgtaaccagcggagaaacagaaaactcagggctgggcgtaaccagcgaagaaacagaaaactcagggctgggcagaaccagcggaaatggagcagaggaaatgactggaggaggtaggagtgggagactgagagggtatacaggggaatcagggctggacggaaccagcggggaaacaggaatattagggattacctccgtagaccagtcgatcagatccagagcttgctccatatgatcttcagagactgtatacagctcaccctcagtcgcaggagtgtgggcagggctttcctccacgccctcgatctccacgaggactcccacgatgcacggtgttgccggctcacacacctggtcagtcgcgctctcgagatccggctccctgtcagtggatggctcgggctctgcggctgcggtgggctctggctccgtgcggcgtgatggtggctggctggtctctgggtcgggagtgggactggcgagatcctctatggggcagatggtgacagatgagccatttctcgccagagtccactccacgaatgcggcgaaatcctctcgaggaccatcttcggacgacaacgctctgcatttggagttcaggctggtgttgtagaaggtgcagagcgcgccgtccgggttgctggtggcattagctaataggagaaactgtctggtatggtcctcgagagaacgtccttcctgcttcagcaggaggatgaggaattcgggacgatagaggggatccatagaacactacgaaacaaaaagactttgaaaacacaaaaacaaaacggaggaaaaaaaacacgcagttttctattttcttctttaggtcgggtcttctgtcacggttttacgctgcctgaaggaatacggagtcgaggataaacggaatacggcttttaatatatccaacacaggggatatccaacatggagcacagaggtagacacacgtaagtagcaagtgatcacAAGTGAGGACAAGTGAGTCACAAGTGAggcacaagtgagcacaagtgagaagacccgacaaaacagaactgaagggacacggcttatgaacaacagataatgggggaaacacaggtggatggaatcattaaattaacagggacatggaacacatgaggaagataatggacacacctgggaactaatcaaacacggaaagacagaaactggatcaacgggcaaaaacaagctaaatgagtccaggtgtgtgacattagtgttctaggttattacatgcagagtttttaggtcctataattaacacctctgttttttttttcagaatttagcagtaagaaattactcgtcatccagtttttttattataagctaacagtgaaagctaacaccatgtttcctgatgatatctcccaagggtaacaaataaagcgtgaagagtagcggccctagtactgagccttgaggtactccatactgcacttgtgattgatatgatacatatTCATTCACTGGTACGAATTGATGGTGGACATACagtataagtacgatttaaaccatgctaatgaacttccattaatgccaacaaagtgttcaagtctatgcaaaagaatgttgtggtcaattgtgtcaaatgcagcactaagatccaataaaactaatagagagagatacaaccacaatcagatgataagagcagatcatttgtaactctaaggagagcagtctcagtactatgatacggtctaaatcctgactggaaatactcacatataccattttctcTGAGAAGTAATACAATTGAGAGGATAccgccttttctagtatcttggacagaaagggagattcgagattgctctataattaactagttcttttggggtcaagttgtggttttttgatgagaggcttaataacagccagtttgaaggttttggggacatatcctaatgacaatgaggaattaataatagtcagaagaggatttataacttctggaagcacctcttttaggagcttagatggtatagggtctaacatacatgttgttggtttagatgatttaacaagtttatacaattcttcctctcctatagtagagaatgagtggaactgttcctcagggggtctatagtgcactgtctgatgcgatactgtagctgacggctgaatggttgcaattttatctctaacagtatcgattttagaagtaaagtagttcatgaagtcattactcctgtgatgttgggaaatgtcaacacttgttgaggctttatttttctttattttagtcaTAATCCAGAGTCTTTATAAGACACGACAACGTGTCTGAAGATTAAGTGCTTATATGTTGATATAGTGAGGAATATATGTGTTTAATGAATAccaatgatatttatttaatgttggaTATTGAAAGTTAAACAAGAACTAATGTGAAATTTAGGAAACTTACCTGAATACTCACATGTATAAAGTTACATGACatacagctaagtatggtgacccatactctgaattcgtGCCCTGCATTTAATTCacccaaagtgcacacatacagcagtgaacacacacaaaccgtgaacacacacccagagcagtgggcagctatttatgctgtagtgtccggggagcagttgggggttcggtgcctagCTCAAAGGCACATAaatcatggtattgctggcccgagactcaaacccacaatccTACGGTTAGGAGTCAAACCTAACAGTGCCCGTaaggtgacttgttcggtttacttagttttggcGATTCCACGAAATTACTCATGGGAACTAGGGTTGGTGAAAAAAATTgattattgattaatcgcgagtatgttaatggacgagtatgaatcgattattaaattttctaaaatcgattattttttttattttttttaaatatgtgtattattttcttttgtaaaaaatgttataCCAGGAGCTGATCATCATTATTGAAAAATGGCtcttttttagatattttcatatttgcattatGCCCTCAGTATTATTCAAGAAAACACAGCATTTTCTTCTCAATATGTTCAGTGCCTACATTGACCTTATTAGCCCATCTTAGTACAATCACTGGAAGTAAATGCTGCAGATGCTACAGTCATACCAAGACAGGTCAGTAAGTGGCAATAATAGTACTCCAAAGTACACAGGAATTGATTACCTAAAAGACATGAAAAGGACACACATTCATTTTTCTTTAACAAATTTAATAGCAAAATATGCACCATTCAACTGAAAagctataaaaaaatgaaaatactgtataAGACGGTATGggattaacaaaaacatttctccTTCCCTTCATTTCTTACTTTCTGAacgtagtttattttttttttttctaaacatgcAAATGGTGACCActgaaaaacaattgaaaaaccaaaataaataactgtaaaagaCAGTGTGGAAAACATGTCTCCCTCCCTTCATTTCTTCCTTTTTGATGAACATTGTTTTTGGTCCTCGGAACCTTTCCTTTTTAACATGGTTGATGATGCTTTGGATTgataaaagagaggaaaaaactGTGATGGTGCAGATGATGTGGAGACTTGTGCAGAGGAGGGTTGGGGTGGTCTTCTTTTTTCAAGGGCCTTTTGAGCAGAGGTGGTGGAGGCTTGTGCAGAGGAAGTGGAGGCTTGTACAGAGGAGGATTGGGGTGGTATTCTTTTTTCCAGGGCCTGTTGAGCAGAGGTGGTGGAGGCTTGTGCAGAGGAGGTGGAGGTTTGTGCAGAGGAGGATATTGCTGGCCTTTTGGTTTTTCGGGCCTGTTGAGACAATTTGTTTGCCTCCTTTGAGGATAGAATCCTTGCTGCCTCACTAAGCCTTTTCTTCTTTAGTGCCTGTgcagtctctttctttttctttaaatgtaattgGTAGTTTTGGAATGAGGAAAGGCAGGATCGCCTTAAAGGCTGGTCAATGTTCATAGTTGAGGCTGTCCAGTTCCTGGCCTTAAGTGTGGACTTGATCACTGCGAGGCTCTCGTATGTTTCCACATTCATGGAGCACCTGTCAGACTCTAGGATATCATCCATTAAATTGAATGATCCTTCCACCAAGGGGCCTGTAAAAATGGACAGAATCGCTTTAACAAGTTTGCACAGGGTGGGATACTTCACACCTCTCTCTGCATTTTTCAAAGAAGCAACATGGCTCCACCAGTCTACATCAACTAGACAGTCCCCTTCAATGTAGTTTGGTACACGAAGAAGCATGTCCGCATCCATCTGGTAGGCCCGGCATTCTTCAACCAGTTGACCGATCTCTTCTGGAGGGACAACATTTGGCAAGGCCTCTCCTAATGTAGTGAATGCTCCAACAACTGCATCGGATTGAATTAGAGACGGCGTCAGAGCAGAGAGTGATGTTAATATGATGTTATCCAGGGGAAGGTTTTTTAGCAGAAACTCTGCTGACCTCATATACCCTTCTCTGAGAGAGTCATAGATATGTCCAACCCATACCTTCCTCTCCACACGAGCTTTGTTCATTGCATTGTAGCAGAATTGTCCAACAGAGAGCAGAATTGTCCAACAGAGAGCCTCTGGTTTGACAGTTGCAAATCCCTGCTCCGTACATCAACCTTGAGAATCTCCTTGTGACTCAGTGGAATAGCCTTTGGTCTCATAAATTTGCTCAGGGGCTCTCTAACAAGGGCCACCATTTCCACATGCAACAAATGCACCATTGGCTTTTCATGTTGAAGCTCTTTGACAAATCTCTGAAATGTCAGAAGGACCCctgcaaatataaaaaacaacaaataattcaatttgagcaattaaatgaacaaaagtatgattatgtatttaaaatacaatatatactgtaactaaataataatacaactaaatTCATTTCCAGCGAAACATTAATTGGATCAGAACACTTGTCATACATATAATAGAGGGAATTACTTTTTGATATATTCCAAGATAACTGTATAACAATAAATTTTTCTTTCtgacacaatgaaaaaaaaaaatcaagcttctGTATAGCCTCTGAGGTGACATATGTTTCTAGGTATCAAGTCTAGGTCTTGCATCCtctgataaataaaaattagattagACTAATGAGACTACAGAGATGGCTTTTGAATATGCTACTCACTTTCATGTTACAGGAGTAAATTATAGGAAACTGATACCTTGTTACATAGTTCTTCACAATATCGTACTTAAATGTTGATCATATTCTCATTAATTTGGTTATTGTTGCTGTAGAAAAGACCTGACTGTTTCATTGCATCATGACTTAGGTCATTTGTTAGATCAGGTGCTAGTGGACttcaaacacaaaaaatatttaacaaatacaacattttaagttGCATTTAGTTTGCTTAGTCATACAAAAGATACCTCTGTATAAGTCAATCATGACTTTTACTCTTTCGAACTCTGAAATGACCA is drawn from Carassius auratus strain Wakin unplaced genomic scaffold, ASM336829v1 scaf_tig00011275, whole genome shotgun sequence and contains these coding sequences:
- the LOC113073044 gene encoding uncharacterized protein LOC113073044; its protein translation is MNKARVERKVWVGHIYDSLREGYMRSAEFLLKNLPLDNIILTSLSALTPSLIQSDAVVGAFTTLGEALPNVVPPEEIGQLVEECRAYQMDADMLLRVPNYIEGDCLVDVDWWSHVASLKNAERGVKYPTLCKLVKAILSIFTGPLVEGSFNLMDDILESDRCSMNVETYESLAVIKSTLKARNWTASTMNIDQPLRRSCLSSFQNYQLHLKKKKETAQALKKKRLSEAARILSSKEANKLSQQARKTKRPAISSSAQTSTSSAQASTTSAQQALEKRIPPQSSSVQASTSSAQASTTSAQKALEKRRPPQPSSAQVSTSSAPSQFFPLFYQSKASSTMLKRKGSEDQKQCSSKRKK